In Bombus huntii isolate Logan2020A chromosome 9, iyBomHunt1.1, whole genome shotgun sequence, a single window of DNA contains:
- the LOC126869363 gene encoding WD repeat-containing protein 7 isoform X14 — MTAGTSLVVPIVLWGRIAPTHCVSCIYLSRDQKTLVTGCYDGQICLWQVDPETLKMSPRCLLVGHTAPIMCLSRASVIMEQNYIVSSSESGEMCTWDLVDGKCREAVKLTSVHTQMLPYVSAGGEDVRLFCSGYYPEVLVMDPFSLEVLFTLSSRVNPDWISALHVLRPAKRKGRFYVHTNDVVLALTTTGTVKVWTLLGHENRNSEPLYEHESKQIRCLNALAMTCCPYNQRTVLIVCSKHWQIYDAGDFSLLCSITAPCGERWMAGDFLSADRVILWSDEGRGYLYKLPAKVLVHLDSKLKGKALSSSVADNKNFHTAGVEYDQPYLYCTLTQPGVKPLSCPPAMRLVTVQKQSKTLKYLLRGDSGGVVLWTVPEVTTQQLAQICQNDRSTPLSLPPAVKTSITTAWEEMKPSPVGILDQLDSGDGHGIKLTASIYLPQQSRLVVGREDGSIIIVPATQTVMLQLLHGNHQQYDDWPPHQVLLGHSGRVNCLLYPHGAAPRYDRTHLVSGSVDFAVCLWDLYAGTLIHRFCVHAGEITQLMVPPDNCSPRIQKCVCSVASDHSVTLLSLAERKCVVLASRHLFPVVTIKWRPLDDFMIVGCSDGAVYVWQMETGHLDRVLHGIIAEEVLYACDENTITASGGSATGGELGLANPAVHFFRGLRHRNLSAIRHATQRGLHQLQQLHGGQGVDHGNQIKTKGTPLMIQGFRSNPKDPESHILFFDIEALIVQLLNDEYGAMSPGSLEAQGLISASEYQKVAALTQSASPDAHKKIAGDNWNNNEIAKNNLKRNGAFSEPNATMEVAQLILSLLHAWGIDPDLDRVCEGKLGLLRPMVPVSFGVLSKGGYMSLLLPTWQMQLEPIGEPTTQLEQRLPAELVRQERLTRAFTARAHWELSTTLTSNHLLAVVALANTLMSMNNATFVPEQERNRKMHRPGNRSTVNWNKAEEENEEIYTAQQAQIKQGWSLLATLHCVLLPDKIVSQGGVKTFKRPQVEMMARRWQHQCLEIREAAQALLLAELGRMGPKGRKTLVDSWSQYLPMYSTQEPIAPQSQNQSPPAPGSPIPPSESHTEEEDEEEELAEAEINVARKPSSVAELKRKQTTAVVLLGVIGAEFGQDVTTTNQKRDNEQRRKSSIVEGFGIGNNNLARHTSMALTHLLHAPHSPKLPLHTALRRAAIDLIGRGFTVWEPYLDVSKVLLGLLEMCCDADKLVPNMTYGLPLTPQADTCRTARHALTLIATARPAAFITTMAREVARYNTLQQNAQTLNVNMGASVLVRAKPEILRIVEQLIDKMQSEMSDLLVEVMDIILHCLDPGHLKTKPLNDVFPAVCRFNQVSHCPATRRIAVGSRNGQLALYELRGNVKCQTVPAHVASVTALAFSPEGKFLVSYSCTENKLCFWQQTSSGMFGLGNSQTRCVKSYSTAPINDVARLNPMRLARLIWINNRTVTLMLADGSETRFNV; from the exons atgacAGCGGGCACAAGCTTAGTAGTACCCATAGTTTTATGGGGACGCATAGCTCCAACTCATTGTGTTTCTTGTATCTATTTGTCTCGAGATCAAAAAACATTAGTAACAGGATGTTATGATGGCCAGATATGTTTGTGGCAAGTAGACCCTGAAACATTGAAG aTGAGTCCAAGATGTTTGCTTGTTGGTCATACTGCTCCAATAATGTGCCTGAGTCGAGCAAGTGTTATTATGgaacaaaattatattgtcAGTAGTAGTGAAAGTGGAGAAATGTGTACATGGGACTTAGTTGATGGAAAATGCAGGGAAGCTGTAAAGCTCACCAGTGTTCATACACAGATGTTGCCTTATGTCTCTGCTGGTGGAGAAGATGTTAGATTGTTTTGTTCGgg atACTATCCTGAGGTTTTAGTAATGGACCCTTTTAGTTTGGAAGTTTTATTCACCTTAAGCTCCCGTGTTAATCCTGACTGGATCAGTGCTTTGCACGTTTTGCGGCCGGCCAAACGGAAAGGTCGGTTCTACGTGCATACAA ATGATGTTGTGCTGGCCTTAACGACAACTGGTACAGTCAAGGTGTGGACTCTTCTTGGACATGAGAATCGTAACAGTGAGCCTCTTTATGAACATGAAAGCAAACAAATACGATGTTTAAATGCACTTGCAATGACTTGTTGCCCATATAATCAGAGAACTGTATTAATTGTATGCTCTAAACATTGGCAG ATATATGATGCCGGTGATTTCTCCCTTCTATGTTCAATCACTGCACCTTGTGGCGAACGTTGGATGGCTGGAGACTTCTTATCTGCGGACAGAGTAATCCTGTGGAGTGATGAAGGTCGTGGTTATCTCTATAAACTACCAGCTAA GGTTCTGGTACATCTTGACAG CAAGTTGAAGGGCAAGGCTCTTAGCAG tAGCGTTGCAGACAACAAAAATTTTCATACCGCTGGTGTTGAATATGATCAACCTTATCTCTACTGCACTTTGACGCAACCTGGAGTCAAG CCTCTATCATGCCCACCAGCAATGCGACTAGTTACAGTTCAAAAACAAAGTAAAACGTTAAAGTATTTATTACGTGGTGATAGTGGAGGAGTTGTTCTCTGGACAGTTCCAGAAGTAACGACTCAACAATTAgctcaaatttgtcaaaatgACCGTTCAACTCCACTTTCACTACCACCAGCGGTAAAAACGAGTATTACAACTGCTTGGGAGGAAATGAAACCATCACCAGTTGGAATATTAGATCAATTAGACAGTGGAGATGGACATGGCATAAAATTAACAGCTAGTATATATTTACCACAACAAAGTCGTTTAGTTGTCGGTCGTGAAGACGGCAGTATTATCATTGTTCCTGCAACACAAACAGTCATGCTTCAATTACTTCATGGCAATCATCAACAATATGATG ATTGGCCTCCTCACCAAGTATTGTTGGGTCACTCCGGCCGAGTGAACTGCCTTTTGTATCCACATGGAGCAGCACCACGTTATGATCGGACACATCTCGTTTCTGGATCTGTTGATTTTGCTGTATGTTTATGGGACCTTTATGCTGGTACACTCATTCATAGATTCTGCGTCCATGCAGGTGAAATTACACAATTAATGGTACCACCTGATAACTGTAGT CCTAGAATACAGAAGTGTGTTTGCAGTGTTGCATCAGATCATAGTGTTACTCTGTTATCATTAGCAGAAAGAAAATGTGTTGTTCTTGCTTCTCGGCACTTATTCCCAGTTGTTACAATAAAATGGAGACCATTGGATGACTTTATGATAGTTGGATGTTCAGACGGAGCTGTGTATGTATGGCAAATGGAAACCGGCCATCTAGATCGTGTATTGCATG GTATTATTGCAGAAGAAGTGCTCTATGCTTGCGATGAAAATACAATCACTGCGTCTGGTGGATCTGCTACTGGTGGTGAACTAGGTTTAGCTAATCCTGCTGTACATTTTTTTAG AGGCTTGAGACATAGAAATCTGTCTGCTATAAGACACGCAACCCAAAGAGGATTGCATCAATTGCAACAACTTCATGGTGGACAAGGAGTTGATCATGGAAATCAAATAAAGACAAAAGGCACACCTTTAATGATTCAAGGTTTTAGAAGTAATCCTAAAGATCCAGAAAgccatattttattttttgacaTAGAAGCATTAATAg TACAATTACTTAATGATGAATATGGAGCAATGTCACCTGGTTCTTTGGAAGCACAGGGTCTTATTTCAGCCTCTGAGTATCAAAAAGTTGCAGCACTTACACAGTCTGCTAGTCCAGATGCTCATAAAAAAATTGCAG GTGATAATTggaataataatgaaattgcgaaaaacaatttaaaaCGAAATGGAGCGTTTAGTGAACCAAATGCCACTATGGAAGTTGCTCAGCTTATATTAAGTTTATTACATGCTTGGGGTATTGATCCAGATTTAGATCGCGTTTGCGAAGGAAAGTTAGGTTTATTAAGACCTATGGTTCCTGTTTCATTTGGAGTATTGTCAAAAGGAG GTTACATGTCATTATTATTACCAACTTGGCAAATGCAATTGGAACCAATTGGCGAACCTACAACTCAATTAGAACAACGTTTACCAGCAGAATTAGTTAGACAAGAAAGACTTACCAGAGCATTCACAGCAAGGGCACATTGGGAGTTATCTACCACATTAACCAGCAATCATTTATTAGCAGTAGTAGCTTTAGCAAATACTTTAATGTCAATGAACAATGCCACTTTTGTACCTGAACAAGAACGAAATCGTAAAATGCATAG GCCTGGTAATAGATCTACAGTTAATTGGAATAAGgcagaagaagaaaatgaagaaatttataCAGCGCAACAAGCACAGATTAAGCAAGGTTGGTCTCTCTTAGCAACATTACACTGTGTACTATTGCCCGATAAAATAGTTTCACAAGGTGGTGTTAAGACTTTTAAACGGCCTCAAGTTGAAATGATGGCTCGTAGATGGCAACATCAATGTCTTGAG attcGCGAAGCTGCTCAAGCTTTATTACTTGCTGAATTAGGAAGAATGGGTCCAAAAGGAAGGAAAACACTTGTAGATAGCTGGTCACAATATCTACCAATGTATAGCACTCAAGAACCTATTGCACCACAATCGCAAAATCAAAGTCCACCAGCTCCAGGTAGTCCAATTCCACCATCTGAATCACATACGGAGGAGGAAGATGAAGAAGAGGAACTGGCAGAAG CAGAAATAAATGTAGCTAGGAAACCATCGAGCGTGGCGGAATTAAAACGAAAGCAAACGACGGCAGTTGTATTACTAGGGGTAATAGGTGCAGAATTTGGGCAAGACGTTACTACCACAAATCAGAAAAGAGATAACGAACAAAGACGAAAGAGTTCAATTGTAGAAGGTTTTGGAATAGGAAATAATAATCTTGCCAGGCATACTAGTATGGCACTCACGCACTTGTTACACGCACCTCACTCTCCGAAATTACCTTTACATACGGCATTGCGAAGAGCCGCAATTGATCTCATTGGTAGAGGTTTCACTGTTTGGGAACCATATCTTGACGTATCGAAA GTATTATTGGGATTACTAGAAATGTGTTGTGATGCTGATAAATTGGTACCAAATATGACATATGGCCTTCCGCTTACACCTCAAGCTGATACCTGTCGTACAGCAAGACATGCTTTAACTTTAATAGCTACTGCTCGACCTGCAGCATTTATTACTACGATGGCACGAGAAGTAGCTAGATACAATACACTACAACAAAATGCGCAAACGTTAAATGTAAATATGGGTGCAAGTGTTTTGGTTAGGGCAAAACCAGAAATACTTAGGATTGTTGaacaattaattgataaaatgCAGAGCGAAATGAGCGATCTCTTAGTTGAG GTCATGGATATTATCTTACATTGTTTGGATCCAGGTCATCTTAAGACTAAACCATTGAATGATGTGTTTCCAGCAGTATGTAGATTTAATCAA GTAAGTCATTGTCCGGCAACACGCAGAATAGCAGTAGGTAGTCGCAATGGTCAGCTCGCTTTATATGAATTACGAGGCAATGTTAAATGTCAAACAGTACCTGCGCATGTTGCATCTGTAACTGCATTAGCATTTTCACCTGAAGGCAAGTTTCTGGTTAGTTATTCTTGTACGGAAAATAAATTATGCTTTTGGCAG CAAACAAGTAGTGGTATGTTCGGCCTAGGGAACTCTCAAACACGTTGTGTGAAATCATATAGCACTGCACCCATTAACGATGTAGCACGATTAAACCCTATGCGACTAGCTCGATTGATATGGATAAATAATCGAACAGTTACACTAATGCTTGCTGATGGATCAGAAACACGATTCAATGTTTAA
- the LOC126869363 gene encoding WD repeat-containing protein 7 isoform X6, whose amino-acid sequence MTAGTSLVVPIVLWGRIAPTHCVSCIYLSRDQKTLVTGCYDGQICLWQVDPETLKMSPRCLLVGHTAPIMCLSRASVIMEQNYIVSSSESGEMCTWDLVDGKCREAVKLTSVHTQMLPYVSAGGEDVRLFCSGYYPEVLVMDPFSLEVLFTLSSRVNPDWISALHVLRPAKRKGRFYVHTNDVVLALTTTGTVKVWTLLGHENRNSEPLYEHESKQIRCLNALAMTCCPYNQRTVLIVCSKHWQIYDAGDFSLLCSITAPCGERWMAGDFLSADRVILWSDEGRGYLYKLPANKLKGKALSSSVADNKNFHTAGVEYDQPYLYCTLTQPGVKPLSCPPAMRLVTVQKQSKTLKYLLRGDSGGVVLWTVPEVTTQQLAQICQNDRSTPLSLPPAVKTSITTAWEEMKPSPVGILDQLDSGDGHGIKLTASIYLPQQSRLVVGREDGSIIIVPATQTVMLQLLHGNHQQYDDWPPHQVLLGHSGRVNCLLYPHGAAPRYDRTHLVSGSVDFAVCLWDLYAGTLIHRFCVHAGEITQLMVPPDNCSPRIQKCVCSVASDHSVTLLSLAERKCVVLASRHLFPVVTIKWRPLDDFMIVGCSDGAVYVWQMETGHLDRVLHGIIAEEVLYACDENTITASGGSATGGELGLANPAVHFFRGLRHRNLSAIRHATQRGLHQLQQLHGGQGVDHGNQIKTKGTPLMIQGFRSNPKDPESHILFFDIEALIVQLLNDEYGAMSPGSLEAQGLISASEYQKVAALTQSASPDAHKKIADFFGRVKDKAGDVERILKEKDRHGILAKMKEGAENVHTKIQAKVESVGLKPSTLDGKGDNWNNNEIAKNNLKRNGAFSEPNATMEVAQLILSLLHAWGIDPDLDRVCEGKLGLLRPMVPVSFGVLSKGGYMSLLLPTWQMQLEPIGEPTTQLEQRLPAELVRQERLTRAFTARAHWELSTTLTSNHLLAVVALANTLMSMNNATFVPEQERNRKMHRPGNRSTVNWNKAEEENEEIYTAQQAQIKQGWSLLATLHCVLLPDKIVSQGGVKTFKRPQVEMMARRWQHQCLEIREAAQALLLAELGRMGPKGRKTLVDSWSQYLPMYSTQEPIAPQSQNQSPPAPGSPIPPSESHTEEEDEEEELAEAEINVARKPSSVAELKRKQTTAVVLLGVIGAEFGQDVTTTNQKRDNEQRRKSSIVEGFGIGNNNLARHTSMALTHLLHAPHSPKLPLHTALRRAAIDLIGRGFTVWEPYLDVSKVLLGLLEMCCDADKLVPNMTYGLPLTPQADTCRTARHALTLIATARPAAFITTMAREVARYNTLQQNAQTLNVNMGASVLVRAKPEILRIVEQLIDKMQSEMSDLLVEVMDIILHCLDPGHLKTKPLNDVFPAVCRFNQVSHCPATRRIAVGSRNGQLALYELRGNVKCQTVPAHVASVTALAFSPEGKFLVSYSCTENKLCFWQQTSSGMFGLGNSQTRCVKSYSTAPINDVARLNPMRLARLIWINNRTVTLMLADGSETRFNV is encoded by the exons atgacAGCGGGCACAAGCTTAGTAGTACCCATAGTTTTATGGGGACGCATAGCTCCAACTCATTGTGTTTCTTGTATCTATTTGTCTCGAGATCAAAAAACATTAGTAACAGGATGTTATGATGGCCAGATATGTTTGTGGCAAGTAGACCCTGAAACATTGAAG aTGAGTCCAAGATGTTTGCTTGTTGGTCATACTGCTCCAATAATGTGCCTGAGTCGAGCAAGTGTTATTATGgaacaaaattatattgtcAGTAGTAGTGAAAGTGGAGAAATGTGTACATGGGACTTAGTTGATGGAAAATGCAGGGAAGCTGTAAAGCTCACCAGTGTTCATACACAGATGTTGCCTTATGTCTCTGCTGGTGGAGAAGATGTTAGATTGTTTTGTTCGgg atACTATCCTGAGGTTTTAGTAATGGACCCTTTTAGTTTGGAAGTTTTATTCACCTTAAGCTCCCGTGTTAATCCTGACTGGATCAGTGCTTTGCACGTTTTGCGGCCGGCCAAACGGAAAGGTCGGTTCTACGTGCATACAA ATGATGTTGTGCTGGCCTTAACGACAACTGGTACAGTCAAGGTGTGGACTCTTCTTGGACATGAGAATCGTAACAGTGAGCCTCTTTATGAACATGAAAGCAAACAAATACGATGTTTAAATGCACTTGCAATGACTTGTTGCCCATATAATCAGAGAACTGTATTAATTGTATGCTCTAAACATTGGCAG ATATATGATGCCGGTGATTTCTCCCTTCTATGTTCAATCACTGCACCTTGTGGCGAACGTTGGATGGCTGGAGACTTCTTATCTGCGGACAGAGTAATCCTGTGGAGTGATGAAGGTCGTGGTTATCTCTATAAACTACCAGCTAA CAAGTTGAAGGGCAAGGCTCTTAGCAG tAGCGTTGCAGACAACAAAAATTTTCATACCGCTGGTGTTGAATATGATCAACCTTATCTCTACTGCACTTTGACGCAACCTGGAGTCAAG CCTCTATCATGCCCACCAGCAATGCGACTAGTTACAGTTCAAAAACAAAGTAAAACGTTAAAGTATTTATTACGTGGTGATAGTGGAGGAGTTGTTCTCTGGACAGTTCCAGAAGTAACGACTCAACAATTAgctcaaatttgtcaaaatgACCGTTCAACTCCACTTTCACTACCACCAGCGGTAAAAACGAGTATTACAACTGCTTGGGAGGAAATGAAACCATCACCAGTTGGAATATTAGATCAATTAGACAGTGGAGATGGACATGGCATAAAATTAACAGCTAGTATATATTTACCACAACAAAGTCGTTTAGTTGTCGGTCGTGAAGACGGCAGTATTATCATTGTTCCTGCAACACAAACAGTCATGCTTCAATTACTTCATGGCAATCATCAACAATATGATG ATTGGCCTCCTCACCAAGTATTGTTGGGTCACTCCGGCCGAGTGAACTGCCTTTTGTATCCACATGGAGCAGCACCACGTTATGATCGGACACATCTCGTTTCTGGATCTGTTGATTTTGCTGTATGTTTATGGGACCTTTATGCTGGTACACTCATTCATAGATTCTGCGTCCATGCAGGTGAAATTACACAATTAATGGTACCACCTGATAACTGTAGT CCTAGAATACAGAAGTGTGTTTGCAGTGTTGCATCAGATCATAGTGTTACTCTGTTATCATTAGCAGAAAGAAAATGTGTTGTTCTTGCTTCTCGGCACTTATTCCCAGTTGTTACAATAAAATGGAGACCATTGGATGACTTTATGATAGTTGGATGTTCAGACGGAGCTGTGTATGTATGGCAAATGGAAACCGGCCATCTAGATCGTGTATTGCATG GTATTATTGCAGAAGAAGTGCTCTATGCTTGCGATGAAAATACAATCACTGCGTCTGGTGGATCTGCTACTGGTGGTGAACTAGGTTTAGCTAATCCTGCTGTACATTTTTTTAG AGGCTTGAGACATAGAAATCTGTCTGCTATAAGACACGCAACCCAAAGAGGATTGCATCAATTGCAACAACTTCATGGTGGACAAGGAGTTGATCATGGAAATCAAATAAAGACAAAAGGCACACCTTTAATGATTCAAGGTTTTAGAAGTAATCCTAAAGATCCAGAAAgccatattttattttttgacaTAGAAGCATTAATAg TACAATTACTTAATGATGAATATGGAGCAATGTCACCTGGTTCTTTGGAAGCACAGGGTCTTATTTCAGCCTCTGAGTATCAAAAAGTTGCAGCACTTACACAGTCTGCTAGTCCAGATGCTCATAAAAAAATTGCAG ACTTTTTCGGTCGCGTCAAGGATAAGGCAGGCGACGTTGAACGAATTTTAAAGGAGAAGGATCGCCACG GTATATTGGCTAAAATGAAGGAGGGCGCAGAGAACGTACATACTAAGATTCAGGCCAAGGTGGAAAGCGTTGGCCTCAAGCCGTCGACTCTCGACGGCAAAG GTGATAATTggaataataatgaaattgcgaaaaacaatttaaaaCGAAATGGAGCGTTTAGTGAACCAAATGCCACTATGGAAGTTGCTCAGCTTATATTAAGTTTATTACATGCTTGGGGTATTGATCCAGATTTAGATCGCGTTTGCGAAGGAAAGTTAGGTTTATTAAGACCTATGGTTCCTGTTTCATTTGGAGTATTGTCAAAAGGAG GTTACATGTCATTATTATTACCAACTTGGCAAATGCAATTGGAACCAATTGGCGAACCTACAACTCAATTAGAACAACGTTTACCAGCAGAATTAGTTAGACAAGAAAGACTTACCAGAGCATTCACAGCAAGGGCACATTGGGAGTTATCTACCACATTAACCAGCAATCATTTATTAGCAGTAGTAGCTTTAGCAAATACTTTAATGTCAATGAACAATGCCACTTTTGTACCTGAACAAGAACGAAATCGTAAAATGCATAG GCCTGGTAATAGATCTACAGTTAATTGGAATAAGgcagaagaagaaaatgaagaaatttataCAGCGCAACAAGCACAGATTAAGCAAGGTTGGTCTCTCTTAGCAACATTACACTGTGTACTATTGCCCGATAAAATAGTTTCACAAGGTGGTGTTAAGACTTTTAAACGGCCTCAAGTTGAAATGATGGCTCGTAGATGGCAACATCAATGTCTTGAG attcGCGAAGCTGCTCAAGCTTTATTACTTGCTGAATTAGGAAGAATGGGTCCAAAAGGAAGGAAAACACTTGTAGATAGCTGGTCACAATATCTACCAATGTATAGCACTCAAGAACCTATTGCACCACAATCGCAAAATCAAAGTCCACCAGCTCCAGGTAGTCCAATTCCACCATCTGAATCACATACGGAGGAGGAAGATGAAGAAGAGGAACTGGCAGAAG CAGAAATAAATGTAGCTAGGAAACCATCGAGCGTGGCGGAATTAAAACGAAAGCAAACGACGGCAGTTGTATTACTAGGGGTAATAGGTGCAGAATTTGGGCAAGACGTTACTACCACAAATCAGAAAAGAGATAACGAACAAAGACGAAAGAGTTCAATTGTAGAAGGTTTTGGAATAGGAAATAATAATCTTGCCAGGCATACTAGTATGGCACTCACGCACTTGTTACACGCACCTCACTCTCCGAAATTACCTTTACATACGGCATTGCGAAGAGCCGCAATTGATCTCATTGGTAGAGGTTTCACTGTTTGGGAACCATATCTTGACGTATCGAAA GTATTATTGGGATTACTAGAAATGTGTTGTGATGCTGATAAATTGGTACCAAATATGACATATGGCCTTCCGCTTACACCTCAAGCTGATACCTGTCGTACAGCAAGACATGCTTTAACTTTAATAGCTACTGCTCGACCTGCAGCATTTATTACTACGATGGCACGAGAAGTAGCTAGATACAATACACTACAACAAAATGCGCAAACGTTAAATGTAAATATGGGTGCAAGTGTTTTGGTTAGGGCAAAACCAGAAATACTTAGGATTGTTGaacaattaattgataaaatgCAGAGCGAAATGAGCGATCTCTTAGTTGAG GTCATGGATATTATCTTACATTGTTTGGATCCAGGTCATCTTAAGACTAAACCATTGAATGATGTGTTTCCAGCAGTATGTAGATTTAATCAA GTAAGTCATTGTCCGGCAACACGCAGAATAGCAGTAGGTAGTCGCAATGGTCAGCTCGCTTTATATGAATTACGAGGCAATGTTAAATGTCAAACAGTACCTGCGCATGTTGCATCTGTAACTGCATTAGCATTTTCACCTGAAGGCAAGTTTCTGGTTAGTTATTCTTGTACGGAAAATAAATTATGCTTTTGGCAG CAAACAAGTAGTGGTATGTTCGGCCTAGGGAACTCTCAAACACGTTGTGTGAAATCATATAGCACTGCACCCATTAACGATGTAGCACGATTAAACCCTATGCGACTAGCTCGATTGATATGGATAAATAATCGAACAGTTACACTAATGCTTGCTGATGGATCAGAAACACGATTCAATGTTTAA